The following coding sequences are from one Vicugna pacos chromosome 11, VicPac4, whole genome shotgun sequence window:
- the LOC140699183 gene encoding uncharacterized protein isoform X6, with product MKSEGQTTVIQQLEQTIEDLRTKIAELEKQYPAVDMEVATGPHGVQNAVAPSEDVCLEALRDSSVSLIWEKIEEPSIDSHGFEELFSKTTIKERKKLFLIPSQRPRLNKFNQPQIMWYCRIYYWKTSV from the exons ATGAAGTCTGAGGGTCAGACCACTGTCATTCAGCAACTGGAACAGACCATTGAGGATCTGAGGACCAAAATAGCTGAACTAGAGAAGCAGTACCCTGCTGTGGACATGGAGGTGGCAACTGGCCCTCACGGGGTTCAGAATGCAGTGGCACCTTCAGAAGACGTCTGTCTGGAAGCTCTCAG AGACTCCAGTGTTTcacttatttgggaaaaaattgaAGAGCCATCCATAGATAGTCATGGATTTGAGGAATTATTTTCCAAAACTACtataaaggagaggaagaaattatTTCTGATACCATCACAAAGACCAAGGCTAAACAA attcaaccaacctcagatcaTGTGGTACTGCAGAATTTACTACTGGAAAACATCTGtgt AG
- the LOC140699183 gene encoding uncharacterized protein isoform X3, protein MKSEGQTTVIQQLEQTIEDLRTKIAELEKQYPAVDMEVATGPHGVQNAVAPSEDVCLEALRDSSVSLIWEKIEEPSIDSHGFEELFSKTTIKERKKLFLIPSQRPRLNKADNPYQTDAPKSRQFACSGQAAPD, encoded by the exons ATGAAGTCTGAGGGTCAGACCACTGTCATTCAGCAACTGGAACAGACCATTGAGGATCTGAGGACCAAAATAGCTGAACTAGAGAAGCAGTACCCTGCTGTGGACATGGAGGTGGCAACTGGCCCTCACGGGGTTCAGAATGCAGTGGCACCTTCAGAAGACGTCTGTCTGGAAGCTCTCAG AGACTCCAGTGTTTcacttatttgggaaaaaattgaAGAGCCATCCATAGATAGTCATGGATTTGAGGAATTATTTTCCAAAACTACtataaaggagaggaagaaattatTTCTGATACCATCACAAAGACCAAGGCTAAACAA aGCAGACAACCCCTACCAGACAGATGCTCCAAAATCCAGGCAG TTCGCCTGCTCTGGACAAGCCGCGCCCGATTGA
- the LOC140699183 gene encoding uncharacterized protein isoform X2 — translation MKSEGQTTVIQQLEQTIEDLRTKIAELEKQYPAVDMEVATGPHGVQNAVAPSEDVCLEALRDSSVSLIWEKIEEPSIDSHGFEELFSKTTIKERKKLFLIPSQRPRLNKFLKDTEYISLCCIVKTLSISLAHFEGMP, via the exons ATGAAGTCTGAGGGTCAGACCACTGTCATTCAGCAACTGGAACAGACCATTGAGGATCTGAGGACCAAAATAGCTGAACTAGAGAAGCAGTACCCTGCTGTGGACATGGAGGTGGCAACTGGCCCTCACGGGGTTCAGAATGCAGTGGCACCTTCAGAAGACGTCTGTCTGGAAGCTCTCAG AGACTCCAGTGTTTcacttatttgggaaaaaattgaAGAGCCATCCATAGATAGTCATGGATTTGAGGAATTATTTTCCAAAACTACtataaaggagaggaagaaattatTTCTGATACCATCACAAAGACCAAGGCTAAACAA gttcctaaaagatactgaatatatttccctgtgctgtatagtcaAAACACTGTCTATCTCACTTGCCCATTTTGAAGGAATGCCCTAG
- the LOC140699183 gene encoding uncharacterized protein isoform X4, producing the protein MKSEGQTTVIQQLEQTIEDLRTKIAELEKQYPAVDMEVATGPHGVQNAVAPSEDVCLEALRDSSVSLIWEKIEEPSIDSHGFEELFSKTTIKERKKLFLIPSQRPRLNKADNPYQTDAPKSRQRAIKEE; encoded by the exons ATGAAGTCTGAGGGTCAGACCACTGTCATTCAGCAACTGGAACAGACCATTGAGGATCTGAGGACCAAAATAGCTGAACTAGAGAAGCAGTACCCTGCTGTGGACATGGAGGTGGCAACTGGCCCTCACGGGGTTCAGAATGCAGTGGCACCTTCAGAAGACGTCTGTCTGGAAGCTCTCAG AGACTCCAGTGTTTcacttatttgggaaaaaattgaAGAGCCATCCATAGATAGTCATGGATTTGAGGAATTATTTTCCAAAACTACtataaaggagaggaagaaattatTTCTGATACCATCACAAAGACCAAGGCTAAACAA aGCAGACAACCCCTACCAGACAGATGCTCCAAAATCCAGGCAG AGGGCAATAAAGGAAGAATAG